AGCGTCGACACCCCGACCTGCGCCACTTCGGTTCGCAAGTTCAACGCCCAGGCCAACGAGCTGAACAACACCGTCGTCCTGTGCATCTCCGCCGACCTGCCGTTCGCGCAAGCGCGCTTCTGCGGTGCTGAAGGCCTGGAGAACGTGCAGAACCTGTCGCTGCTGCGCGGCCGTGAGTTCTTCGGCAACTACGGTGTTGAAATCGCCGACGGCCCGCTGGCCGGCCTGACTGCCCGCGCCGTGGTAGTGCTGGACGAGAACGACAAGGTGCTGCACAGCGAGCTGGTTGGCGAAATCGCCGAAGAGCCGAATTATGAGGCTGCCCTGGCTGTTCTGAAGTAACAGTGACAGCCGATCGCGGGGCAAGCCCGCTCCTACACCATCCCTGTAGGAGCGGGCTTGCCCCGCGAAGAATTGCGAAGAGATGTAACGGCCTGGCCCTCGTCCAGGCCGTTTTTATTTATAGTTCATTACGTTAGCTACGTAAGCTCAAGGTAAAGTGCCGGTAAAGGCGCTTTGCTTATCTGTCTGCAGTGCTTATCGTTCAGCCTCCTGAAAAGAATTCTTTCCCGCACAATGGTCGATCAACCGATGCTTTCTCGTTCCCGTTCCTCCCGTCGCTGGCTTGTCGGCCTGCTGATCCTGCTGCTGGTCGCCGGCCTGTGCTGGTGGCTGTGGCCGTCGCCGGCGGCGCACAAGGCAGGTGCCGCGCCGGGCGGCAAGGGCGGGCGGCCGGGTTTTGGCGCGTTCGGCGGGCCAGTACCGGTACGGGTCGAGCCGGCCACGGTTGGCGACTTCCCGGTATACCTCAAGGCCCTGGGCACGGTGACCGCGACCAACACGGTGAATGTGCGCAGCCGGGTCGGCGGCGAACTGGTCAAGGTCAACTTCCAGGAAGGCCAGAAGGTCAAGGCCGGCGACCTGCTGGCCGAGATCGACCCGCGCAGCTACCAGATCGCTCTGCAACAGGCCGAAGGCACTCTGGCGCAGAACCAGGCGCAACTGAAAAACGCCCAGATCGACCTGCAGCGTTATAAAGGCCTGTTCGCCGAAGACAGCATCGCCAAGCAGACCCTCGATACCCAGGAGGCACTGGTCGGCCAGTACCAGGGCACGATCAAGACCAACCAGGCGGCGGTAGGCGACGCCAAG
This portion of the Pseudomonas sp. SORT22 genome encodes:
- the tpx gene encoding thiol peroxidase, giving the protein MAQVTLKGNPVQVKGELPKVGAQAPAFSLVGAGLADVTLASLAGKRKVLNIFPSVDTPTCATSVRKFNAQANELNNTVVLCISADLPFAQARFCGAEGLENVQNLSLLRGREFFGNYGVEIADGPLAGLTARAVVVLDENDKVLHSELVGEIAEEPNYEAALAVLK